The Natronoglycomyces albus genome has a segment encoding these proteins:
- a CDS encoding arsenic resistance protein, with protein sequence MSTWERLQSLFVATAAAAGLAAGWLWPVGELAGHLVLPSLMLMLVAIFTQIDTADLRHARRAHRVVGASLVLNFLFTPALAWALGAGLLGDSPDLRIGLLLLLVTPCTDWYLVFTGLARGHLGIAAAILPINLVLQLLLLPLYVLLLGGEAAMIDSRTLIGAVVLVLVIPLVVAVLLRAASGRGKTGPRRRALLIDRASRIVLPLLYVAIFAMFAWQSAIVTSHARDLLALLLPLGLFFLIVPIVATRTAHTMGLERDQRATLVMTSVARNSPIALAVAVAAFPDRPLIAVALVAGPLIELPVLAVLSQWLRGASGPRR encoded by the coding sequence TTGAGCACATGGGAGCGGCTACAAAGCCTCTTTGTGGCCACAGCGGCAGCGGCAGGGCTCGCCGCCGGTTGGCTATGGCCGGTGGGCGAACTAGCCGGTCACCTCGTCTTGCCCTCCCTCATGCTCATGCTGGTCGCCATCTTCACCCAAATCGACACCGCTGACCTCCGCCACGCGCGCCGCGCACATAGGGTTGTGGGCGCGAGCCTCGTCCTCAACTTCCTCTTCACCCCCGCTCTAGCCTGGGCGCTCGGAGCGGGACTACTGGGAGACTCACCAGACTTGCGAATCGGCCTCCTGCTGCTTCTAGTCACCCCCTGCACCGACTGGTACCTCGTCTTCACCGGCCTCGCCCGCGGCCACCTGGGGATTGCCGCCGCTATATTGCCCATCAATCTGGTACTCCAACTACTGTTGCTGCCTCTCTATGTCCTCCTGCTCGGAGGCGAAGCCGCAATGATCGACAGCCGGACCCTGATCGGAGCCGTCGTCCTCGTCCTGGTGATCCCACTGGTCGTCGCAGTGCTGCTCAGAGCCGCATCCGGTCGCGGTAAAACCGGTCCCCGACGTCGCGCACTCCTCATAGATCGGGCGTCCCGCATCGTGCTTCCCTTGCTGTACGTCGCCATATTCGCAATGTTCGCCTGGCAGTCGGCCATCGTGACCTCGCATGCGAGGGACCTTCTGGCGTTGCTGCTCCCACTGGGTCTGTTTTTCCTCATCGTTCCAATCGTGGCCACCCGGACCGCCCACACAATGGGGCTGGAACGAGACCAGCGGGCCACGCTGGTCATGACGAGCGTGGCCCGCAACTCCCCCATCGCGCTGGCGGTGGCCGTGGCCGCGTTCCCCGACCGCCCCCTGATCGCGGTCGCGCTCGTGGCCGGGCCACTCATAGAGTTGCCGGTGCTGGCCGTTCTCAGCCAATGGCTGCGAGGCGCGTCTGGGCCTCGACGTTAG
- a CDS encoding TetR/AcrR family transcriptional regulator gives MIWKQAISLADAEGIASVTMRRVASKLGVATMTLYRFFPSKFDLVSAMVEQVLSSYERPQVEPAGWRAQLEYEARQEWRLYRRHPWLLGLLAQSRPPLTPRLLQAVERTMAILANVVACERRDPMWLYLTLSAYVQGAAMLPASEDPSIDAIASTAGDVVPYDSTRRFEEFSDQLASGRFPHLASQFPLAENSAHPQRLTDKDDVLLGFDQWFEYGLARVLDGIEHYFFSQRDHRL, from the coding sequence GTGATTTGGAAACAGGCGATCTCCTTGGCCGACGCCGAAGGCATCGCCTCGGTGACGATGCGTCGCGTCGCGTCAAAACTTGGAGTCGCCACCATGACGCTCTATCGGTTCTTTCCCTCCAAGTTCGATCTCGTCTCCGCCATGGTCGAACAGGTGCTGTCGTCCTATGAGCGGCCGCAGGTGGAACCAGCTGGTTGGCGTGCGCAACTGGAATACGAGGCCCGCCAGGAGTGGCGGCTCTACCGCAGGCATCCGTGGCTGCTGGGGCTCCTCGCGCAGAGTCGGCCGCCATTGACCCCACGGCTGTTGCAGGCCGTCGAACGAACGATGGCAATTCTCGCGAATGTGGTCGCGTGCGAACGTCGAGACCCTATGTGGCTCTATCTCACTTTGAGCGCTTACGTGCAGGGTGCGGCCATGCTCCCCGCCTCCGAGGACCCCTCGATCGATGCCATCGCCTCCACCGCAGGCGATGTGGTGCCCTACGACTCGACGCGGCGCTTCGAGGAGTTTTCCGATCAGCTGGCCAGCGGCAGATTCCCTCACCTGGCTTCCCAATTTCCCCTGGCTGAGAACTCTGCGCATCCTCAGCGGCTCACTGACAAGGACGATGTGCTTTTGGGCTTCGACCAATGGTTCGAATACGGCTTGGCTCGGGTTCTCGACGGTATTGAGCACTATTTCTTTTCCCAGAGAGACCACCGTCTTTAG
- a CDS encoding GNAT family N-acetyltransferase, with protein MNDIKVWKAGPDDIDHVTEVVTRAGADEEVSRWLMRGLSEDQIKEYVGLTKDSYIKPALTNDEVLLASDASGDIAGFSIWMAMESNERFHNKAQHLRGATAQPGQTILERLLVVTERSNQHRPSTPHLYLQSIAVAPTHRGQGVGGALLRHRLENADHDHQPVYLEASTRRSKALYERHGFTAMGSVVTLPEGPQLQPMWREPKRI; from the coding sequence ATGAATGACATAAAGGTGTGGAAAGCCGGACCCGACGACATTGACCACGTCACCGAGGTCGTCACTCGGGCTGGAGCCGATGAAGAGGTTTCCCGGTGGCTCATGCGAGGCCTCAGCGAAGACCAAATCAAGGAATACGTCGGTTTGACGAAGGACTCATATATCAAGCCTGCGTTGACCAACGACGAAGTACTCCTCGCCTCAGACGCCTCCGGTGACATTGCCGGCTTTTCGATCTGGATGGCGATGGAATCCAATGAACGGTTCCACAACAAAGCCCAACACCTGCGCGGGGCCACAGCGCAACCAGGACAAACGATTCTCGAACGCCTGCTCGTGGTGACCGAAAGAAGCAACCAACACCGGCCCTCGACGCCACACCTGTACTTGCAGTCGATCGCCGTCGCCCCCACTCATCGAGGGCAAGGAGTGGGCGGGGCGCTCCTGCGCCACCGACTGGAAAACGCAGACCACGACCATCAACCGGTGTACCTAGAAGCCTCGACAAGGCGCAGTAAAGCCCTCTACGAACGCCACGGATTCACCGCAATGGGCTCTGTGGTGACCTTGCCCGAAGGGCCCCAACTGCAACCGATGTGGCGTGAACCAAAGCGCATCTGA
- a CDS encoding ATP-dependent helicase, which yields MSRPQFAFAPPTTGSSRALDQSTFDAAQSAVINHRQGPLLVRGGPGTGKTETLLAAAAHKVQTGTEPSRVLMLGLRRRDSTYLRNRINAMTASHSSEEVNVFTFSAYALAILQRHARAHQLRLPRLLTGPEQETLLRDLLALRDFGWPDHLTAATATYAFTQQLRDLILRCGERGITSAELAQWGRREDRPEWEAAASFLDAYVSTLATMSASGGDLFDTAELVRVATARVRETPDASGRPSWIFVDDFQDATVAHMELLRAIAGPGANLVAAACPDLGVFGYQGGDPELVRQFPDSFTTVAQKPAATIQLTHAHRAAESVLGATNTLASRLRGPAHDRARQPSTVPETAPDVAADNVELPPTSTAEIPAVEAQSDQSHAPETDRVDALTGAVQVVHLASTTQEAAYIADSLRRAHLLDGVPYSDMAVITRSARSLPDIRRALHHAGVPVQQAADDTALAAQPVVRDLLRLITCGRDPALVDAPVAEALLLSPYAGADPNTLRRLKVELRRRAGQHDNFRPASELLVNFLLERGENPATALELPEEEWAGPALKLKRLLETAATSDGSITGTLWNVWDQSGLADRLHRIALSDDRRSARADADLDAMVALFDLAGDYATKLPGASVEVFCHHVLHQQLPGDFLSPRAHIAQAVTLTTAHAAHGQFWDLVVVAGASEGTWPNLRPRGSVMGAEALVDLLAGRGDTDVIAQLLDEERRLFYVATTRAHRRLLVTAVESDDTQPSRFTSELGVRPISLRRLPRPLNLAALTAGLRQASVDAVEAAGITEADIPDFGTRSLREPAHRTAADATNLLAHLARSQVSGAAPSQWWGIAQLSDERALTWANDTIRVSPSRAEKVQQCALRWVLESHGGDTSDDLPRLLGTLLHGAAEEVTKQPEAPARDILEHVVNEHFHRLPFEATWQADQERARLGGMTERLAGWLEANRNQLLAAEQSFTVAIEVGPDKRSVVISGQADRLERTPNGDLYVVDLKTGKNAISAAETETNPQLGIYQLAIENDGFADLAGPQARSAGAELIYPAIDNKHIAKRTQAALSEAENPDWARELVAEVAEQMAGDTFTARHTSACRTCSVKNCCPLTDEGKHITDIAPHHDEAPSQTEGGNDE from the coding sequence GTGTCACGTCCGCAGTTTGCATTCGCCCCACCCACAACCGGTTCCAGTCGTGCCCTCGATCAGTCGACCTTCGACGCGGCCCAATCCGCCGTGATCAACCATCGGCAGGGGCCGCTTCTGGTTCGCGGCGGACCTGGCACCGGTAAGACCGAAACACTCCTGGCGGCTGCGGCGCACAAAGTACAAACCGGCACCGAGCCCTCCCGCGTCCTCATGCTGGGTCTGCGCCGCCGCGACTCCACCTATCTACGCAATCGCATCAACGCCATGACCGCATCTCATTCCTCAGAGGAGGTCAACGTATTCACCTTCTCGGCATACGCGCTAGCGATCCTGCAACGACACGCCCGAGCCCACCAGCTGCGGCTGCCCAGGCTCTTGACCGGACCTGAGCAGGAAACCCTGCTCAGGGACCTGTTGGCGCTGCGAGACTTCGGGTGGCCCGACCATCTCACCGCGGCCACGGCGACATACGCATTCACCCAGCAACTGCGTGACCTCATCCTGCGCTGTGGGGAGCGCGGCATCACCTCAGCGGAGCTGGCCCAGTGGGGTCGCCGCGAGGACCGGCCCGAATGGGAAGCCGCCGCGTCCTTCCTCGACGCTTACGTGTCAACCCTGGCCACCATGTCAGCCTCCGGCGGCGACCTGTTCGACACCGCCGAACTCGTCCGCGTCGCCACCGCCCGCGTGCGCGAGACCCCCGATGCCTCTGGTCGCCCCAGTTGGATATTCGTAGACGACTTCCAAGACGCCACGGTCGCCCACATGGAGTTGCTGCGCGCCATCGCCGGGCCAGGAGCGAACCTGGTCGCCGCCGCCTGCCCCGATCTGGGAGTCTTCGGCTACCAAGGAGGCGACCCCGAGTTGGTGCGTCAATTCCCCGACTCCTTCACCACCGTCGCGCAAAAACCAGCGGCCACGATTCAACTCACCCACGCCCACCGCGCGGCCGAATCTGTCTTGGGGGCCACCAACACGCTCGCGTCACGACTGCGCGGCCCCGCCCACGACCGGGCTCGGCAACCATCGACCGTGCCCGAAACCGCCCCCGATGTCGCCGCCGACAACGTCGAACTCCCCCCAACGTCGACTGCCGAGATCCCGGCTGTGGAGGCCCAATCCGATCAGAGCCACGCGCCGGAGACCGACCGCGTAGATGCGCTCACTGGGGCGGTACAGGTCGTCCATCTCGCCTCCACCACCCAAGAGGCCGCCTATATCGCCGACTCGCTACGCCGGGCCCACCTCCTGGATGGCGTCCCCTACTCCGACATGGCCGTCATCACCCGGTCTGCCCGCAGCCTTCCCGACATTCGCCGCGCCCTCCACCACGCGGGCGTACCGGTCCAGCAAGCTGCTGACGACACCGCGCTGGCGGCGCAGCCGGTGGTCCGGGATCTGCTGCGCCTGATCACCTGTGGCCGCGATCCAGCCCTGGTCGACGCGCCCGTTGCCGAAGCACTGCTGCTGTCGCCCTATGCCGGTGCCGACCCGAACACGTTGCGCCGCCTCAAAGTCGAACTGCGTCGCCGCGCCGGGCAACACGATAATTTCCGTCCCGCCTCCGAACTGCTAGTTAATTTCCTGCTTGAACGCGGCGAGAACCCCGCCACCGCGCTGGAACTGCCCGAGGAGGAGTGGGCGGGCCCCGCGTTGAAACTCAAACGTCTCCTCGAGACGGCCGCCACTTCCGATGGCTCGATCACTGGGACCCTGTGGAACGTGTGGGACCAGTCCGGCCTTGCCGACCGTCTACACCGCATAGCGCTCTCAGATGATCGACGCTCCGCCAGGGCCGACGCCGACCTTGACGCGATGGTCGCCCTGTTCGACCTAGCAGGCGACTACGCGACGAAACTGCCCGGCGCGAGTGTCGAAGTCTTTTGCCACCATGTTCTCCACCAACAACTGCCCGGAGACTTCCTCTCCCCACGGGCCCATATCGCCCAAGCCGTCACGCTCACCACCGCTCACGCCGCCCACGGCCAGTTTTGGGACCTTGTCGTCGTCGCCGGAGCCAGTGAAGGAACATGGCCCAACCTTCGCCCACGTGGCTCAGTCATGGGGGCCGAAGCGCTGGTGGATCTCCTGGCTGGACGCGGCGACACCGACGTCATCGCTCAGCTACTCGATGAAGAACGCCGACTGTTCTATGTGGCCACTACTCGCGCCCACCGGCGGCTCCTGGTGACAGCGGTGGAATCCGACGACACCCAGCCGTCCCGGTTTACCAGCGAACTTGGCGTGAGGCCCATATCGCTACGGCGGCTCCCCCGGCCGCTGAACCTCGCCGCGCTCACCGCCGGGCTACGCCAAGCCTCCGTTGACGCCGTCGAAGCAGCCGGAATCACCGAAGCGGACATACCCGACTTTGGTACCCGCTCGCTGCGCGAGCCCGCCCATCGCACCGCCGCCGACGCGACCAACCTCCTAGCCCACTTGGCGCGCTCCCAGGTCTCAGGAGCTGCCCCCTCCCAGTGGTGGGGCATCGCTCAACTATCCGACGAACGCGCTTTGACCTGGGCCAACGACACCATCCGGGTTTCCCCCTCCCGGGCCGAGAAAGTCCAACAGTGCGCTCTGCGCTGGGTCCTCGAATCGCACGGCGGCGACACCTCCGATGATCTCCCCCGCTTGTTGGGAACACTGCTGCACGGGGCAGCCGAAGAAGTCACCAAACAACCCGAGGCGCCAGCGCGCGACATTCTCGAACACGTCGTCAACGAGCACTTCCACCGCCTCCCCTTCGAGGCGACCTGGCAGGCCGACCAAGAGCGTGCCCGCCTCGGTGGCATGACCGAACGCCTGGCCGGATGGCTGGAGGCCAACCGTAACCAGCTCCTTGCCGCCGAACAGTCCTTTACCGTCGCCATCGAAGTCGGGCCCGATAAACGCAGCGTCGTCATCTCCGGGCAAGCTGACCGCCTCGAACGCACTCCCAACGGTGACCTGTACGTCGTTGATCTCAAGACCGGAAAGAACGCCATCAGCGCGGCCGAGACCGAAACCAATCCACAACTGGGCATCTACCAACTCGCCATCGAAAACGACGGGTTCGCCGATCTCGCCGGTCCCCAGGCTCGCTCCGCGGGAGCGGAACTCATCTACCCGGCCATCGACAACAAACACATCGCCAAGCGCACCCAAGCCGCCCTCAGCGAAGCCGAAAACCCCGACTGGGCTCGCGAACTCGTCGCCGAGGTCGCCGAACAGATGGCGGGTGACACCTTCACCGCTCGCCACACCAGCGCGTGCCGAACTTGCTCGGTGAAGAACTGTTGTCCCCTCACCGACGAAGGCAAACACATCACTGACATCGCGCCCCACCACGATGAAGCCCCCTCCCAGACCGAAGGAGGCAACGATGAGTAG
- a CDS encoding ATP-dependent helicase, which yields MSSSPRYSALGLANRLGGDSPAPTEEQRAVIEAGLSPMLVIAGAGSGKTSTMADRVVWLIACGLVKPEHILGLTFTRKAAAELTAKIRTKLARLAASIESLDDLAGEPTVSTYNAYAASLVTEHGIRIGIEPGTHVITDTGRWQMARDLVCAWDGELTEFNAGIDRITEQVLALSGGMSEHLVDASALTDFDEYLAEQLSVRAGKRSNAEFRTLHSVTRQHRQLLPLVKAWQERKRDSGVMDFADQLQLAEQLVSAAPEVAATERERWHVVLLDEYQDTSHSQVTLLRKLFGDGHAVCAVGDPNQSIYSWRGASAGTLERFRADFPTAEGEAATEVFLTRSWRNRAEILEVANTVSEPLRSGGGVPQLTAGVDGVGVVATSLHATAADEAAWVAEQFSQKWWPHSDTGQTAATLVRSRRQIAPLMQAFDAAGLPFEVVGSVGLLYYPEVAETVATLRATADPTSGAALLRLLTGPRIRLGPRDMQALWARARELVADVSGFEPMQFASEAEPSLSDALNDLGDPAAYSPSGYQRLQRLQRELSWLRERCDQSLADIVRDAITVTGLDVETLLHRGELTHLDDFVDVAASYDSSTHSAGINSFLSYLETSKDRERGMVIEGASVTAGVIQIMTVHAAKGLEWDVVAVPGLAQGVFPSTRAGSSWVSDPSVLPFPLRGDAAELPMLFLDEAENPTQVSKAIKAFKHDCKEHRACEERRLAYVAMTRARHTLLASAYYWEPESVKPRQPAAFLSEARLGATEVGPWLTAPGATNPLEEDAPTKTWPVVAPLGHRQESFVTAARLVDAAMRDGEGLVEGDSFPALSGSSQARYWRQQAALLLAEREERARNVIFLRRPERMSASQVQAANADPQAYLRQLRRPLPQPPHEAAGRGTDFHAWVEEHFQHQQTLPLEEFSDGQDVVEPQMERWRRNFEASQWAQRDIHATEVPFVIDVDGIPVRGRIDAVFARQDGRWDVVDWKTGRVPIGEAAVAAAAQLAIYRVAWARLAGVDESAVEVAFYYVADDVTVRPADLPSLDSLSQFLRVGPGGFSSS from the coding sequence ATGAGTAGCTCTCCTCGCTATAGCGCACTTGGACTGGCCAACCGGCTGGGCGGGGACTCCCCCGCTCCCACCGAGGAGCAACGCGCCGTCATCGAGGCCGGGTTGAGTCCCATGCTTGTCATCGCGGGCGCAGGCTCCGGAAAAACCTCCACGATGGCCGACCGAGTTGTCTGGCTCATCGCCTGTGGACTGGTGAAACCAGAACATATCCTCGGCCTGACCTTCACCCGCAAGGCCGCCGCCGAACTCACCGCCAAAATCCGCACCAAGCTCGCCCGCCTAGCCGCATCGATCGAATCGCTGGACGACCTAGCCGGAGAACCAACCGTCTCCACCTATAACGCCTATGCGGCTAGCCTCGTCACCGAACACGGCATCCGCATCGGCATCGAACCGGGCACCCACGTCATCACCGACACCGGGCGATGGCAAATGGCCCGCGACCTGGTGTGTGCCTGGGACGGGGAACTGACCGAATTCAACGCCGGGATCGACCGCATCACCGAACAAGTGTTGGCGCTATCTGGCGGAATGTCCGAGCACCTGGTGGACGCCTCGGCTCTCACCGACTTCGACGAGTACCTCGCCGAGCAGCTCTCCGTGCGAGCTGGGAAGCGTTCCAACGCCGAATTCCGCACCCTGCACTCGGTGACCCGCCAGCATCGGCAACTTCTGCCGTTGGTCAAGGCCTGGCAGGAACGTAAACGTGACTCTGGCGTCATGGACTTCGCCGACCAGCTGCAACTAGCCGAGCAGCTGGTATCCGCCGCTCCCGAAGTCGCCGCCACCGAGCGAGAACGCTGGCACGTGGTGCTGCTGGACGAATATCAAGACACCTCGCACTCGCAAGTGACGTTGCTACGAAAGCTCTTTGGCGATGGGCATGCCGTGTGCGCGGTGGGAGACCCCAACCAATCGATCTATTCGTGGAGAGGAGCCTCCGCCGGCACCCTGGAGCGTTTTCGAGCGGATTTTCCCACCGCCGAGGGGGAAGCCGCCACCGAAGTTTTCCTGACTCGTTCCTGGCGGAACCGGGCCGAGATCCTCGAGGTGGCCAACACTGTCTCCGAGCCGTTGCGTTCGGGTGGAGGAGTTCCACAGTTGACCGCTGGAGTCGACGGGGTCGGAGTCGTGGCCACCTCGCTCCATGCGACCGCCGCCGACGAAGCCGCCTGGGTCGCCGAACAGTTCAGCCAGAAGTGGTGGCCCCACAGTGACACCGGCCAGACTGCCGCCACGTTGGTCCGCAGCCGCAGACAGATCGCCCCCCTGATGCAAGCGTTCGACGCAGCCGGGTTGCCCTTCGAGGTCGTGGGTTCAGTCGGGCTGCTCTACTACCCCGAGGTCGCCGAAACCGTCGCGACGCTTCGCGCCACCGCAGACCCAACCTCAGGTGCGGCACTGTTGCGGCTTCTCACCGGCCCCCGAATACGGCTAGGCCCCCGAGACATGCAGGCGCTGTGGGCGCGGGCGCGCGAACTGGTAGCCGATGTCAGTGGTTTCGAGCCGATGCAGTTTGCCAGCGAAGCCGAGCCATCCCTATCGGACGCTCTCAATGATCTGGGCGACCCCGCTGCGTACAGCCCTAGTGGCTATCAACGGCTCCAGCGACTGCAGCGCGAACTGTCGTGGTTGCGGGAACGCTGCGACCAGAGCCTGGCGGACATCGTGCGCGACGCCATCACCGTGACCGGCCTCGACGTCGAAACTCTTCTCCATCGAGGCGAGTTGACGCACCTGGACGACTTCGTTGACGTGGCCGCCTCGTATGACTCCAGCACCCACTCAGCCGGCATCAACAGTTTCCTGTCATATCTGGAGACGTCGAAGGATCGGGAACGCGGCATGGTCATCGAGGGCGCTTCCGTGACCGCCGGGGTCATCCAGATCATGACCGTTCACGCGGCAAAGGGCCTCGAATGGGATGTCGTGGCCGTCCCCGGTCTGGCCCAGGGAGTTTTTCCCTCGACTCGCGCGGGCTCAAGCTGGGTTAGCGATCCTTCGGTATTGCCATTTCCACTGCGCGGGGACGCCGCAGAGCTGCCGATGCTCTTCCTGGATGAAGCGGAAAACCCGACCCAGGTCAGCAAGGCAATCAAGGCTTTCAAACACGATTGCAAAGAGCATCGGGCTTGCGAAGAAAGGCGGCTGGCCTATGTGGCCATGACCCGCGCCCGCCATACTTTGCTGGCCAGCGCGTATTACTGGGAGCCCGAGAGTGTCAAACCACGGCAGCCAGCGGCGTTCTTGTCGGAGGCGCGGCTGGGAGCCACCGAGGTGGGTCCGTGGTTGACGGCTCCTGGGGCGACCAATCCGTTGGAGGAGGATGCTCCGACGAAGACGTGGCCGGTGGTGGCGCCGTTGGGTCATCGGCAGGAGTCGTTTGTGACGGCCGCGCGGTTGGTCGATGCCGCTATGCGAGACGGGGAGGGCCTGGTCGAAGGGGACAGTTTTCCGGCTCTGAGTGGTTCTTCTCAGGCGCGATATTGGCGCCAGCAGGCTGCGCTGCTGTTGGCTGAGCGGGAAGAGCGGGCTCGCAACGTGATCTTTTTGCGTCGGCCTGAGCGGATGTCGGCCTCGCAGGTGCAGGCGGCAAATGCCGATCCGCAGGCATATTTGCGTCAGTTGCGGCGGCCTTTGCCTCAGCCTCCGCATGAGGCGGCGGGGCGCGGAACCGACTTTCACGCTTGGGTGGAGGAACACTTTCAGCATCAGCAGACGCTTCCCTTGGAGGAGTTCAGCGACGGTCAGGATGTCGTTGAGCCCCAGATGGAGCGATGGCGGCGCAATTTCGAAGCTAGCCAGTGGGCGCAGCGGGACATCCACGCGACTGAGGTGCCGTTCGTGATCGATGTGGACGGGATTCCGGTACGTGGTCGTATTGACGCGGTCTTCGCGCGCCAGGACGGCCGGTGGGATGTGGTGGATTGGAAGACTGGCCGGGTCCCTATTGGGGAGGCCGCTGTGGCTGCCGCAGCTCAGTTGGCGATCTATCGAGTTGCGTGGGCGCGGTTGGCGGGCGTGGACGAAAGCGCAGTCGAGGTGGCTTTTTATTACGTAGCTGACGATGTGACTGTTCGTCCGGCCGATCTTCCGAGTTTGGATTCGCTGTCGCAGTTCTTGCGGGTGGGCCCTGGGGGTTTCTCTAGCTCCTGA
- a CDS encoding Tm-1-like ATP-binding domain-containing protein: MTILDPPQGPGQEDALPTVVLVGCLDTKGEEFAYVKDRLKSENINVLVVDTGVLGAPAFTPDIGRDQVADAAAANISELAAGTGAVAVDTMATGATEVITKLFADGKCDGALALGGTGGTSIGARAFRALPLGVPKAIVSTAVVTGNAAAYVGQSDLVLFPAVTDIAGVNRISGPILANAAAALAGMVTATKPTLDDARPMLAASMFGVTTPGVTAARKRLDQLGYEVIVFHMTGVGGRTLERLVSEGHFAGVLDVTTHELADELVGGVFPCRPDRLTGPGKAHIPHVVSTGALDMINFHTPDTIPKRFADRQTMVHNPAVTIVRTLPHEAAELGKRVASRLSSSSMRTALYLPLQGMSEYGAPGQPFHDPEADAAMFDAIRATLDLSRVELIEMDTHINDPAFTEAMAETLHTYIAQETDRIR, from the coding sequence GTGACGATACTGGACCCACCGCAGGGACCAGGCCAGGAGGATGCGTTGCCCACTGTTGTGCTCGTCGGCTGCCTCGACACCAAAGGCGAAGAATTCGCCTACGTCAAGGACCGCCTCAAATCAGAAAACATCAACGTCCTCGTAGTCGACACTGGAGTCCTCGGCGCACCCGCCTTCACCCCCGACATCGGCCGCGACCAAGTGGCCGATGCCGCCGCAGCCAACATCAGCGAACTCGCCGCAGGAACCGGAGCCGTCGCCGTCGACACCATGGCCACCGGGGCAACCGAAGTCATCACGAAACTCTTCGCCGACGGCAAATGCGACGGCGCCCTCGCCCTCGGGGGCACCGGCGGCACCTCCATCGGAGCCCGTGCGTTCCGTGCGCTCCCTCTCGGCGTACCCAAAGCCATCGTCTCTACCGCTGTCGTCACCGGCAACGCCGCCGCCTACGTCGGACAAAGCGACCTCGTCTTGTTTCCCGCCGTGACCGACATCGCCGGGGTCAACCGCATCTCAGGTCCCATCCTCGCCAACGCCGCCGCCGCGCTCGCCGGGATGGTCACCGCCACCAAACCCACCCTTGACGACGCCCGCCCCATGCTCGCCGCCAGCATGTTCGGAGTCACCACCCCCGGAGTGACCGCGGCCCGCAAACGCCTCGACCAGCTCGGATACGAAGTCATCGTCTTCCACATGACCGGAGTAGGCGGACGAACCCTTGAACGACTCGTCAGCGAAGGTCACTTCGCCGGAGTCCTCGACGTCACCACCCACGAACTGGCCGACGAACTCGTCGGCGGTGTCTTCCCCTGTCGCCCCGACCGACTCACCGGCCCCGGCAAAGCCCACATCCCGCACGTGGTCTCCACTGGCGCACTCGACATGATCAACTTCCACACCCCCGATACGATCCCGAAGCGTTTCGCCGACCGCCAAACCATGGTCCACAACCCCGCCGTCACCATCGTCCGCACCCTGCCGCATGAAGCCGCCGAACTCGGCAAGCGCGTTGCCTCCCGGCTCTCATCCAGCTCTATGCGAACCGCCCTCTACCTACCGCTGCAAGGCATGTCGGAGTACGGAGCGCCCGGCCAACCCTTCCATGACCCCGAAGCCGACGCAGCCATGTTCGACGCCATCCGCGCCACCCTCGACCTCAGCCGCGTCGAACTCATCGAAATGGACACCCACATCAACGACCCGGCATTCACCGAAGCGATGGCCGAAACCCTCCACACCTATATAGCCCAGGAGACCGATCGCATTCGCTAA